A window from Salvia miltiorrhiza cultivar Shanhuang (shh) chromosome 2, IMPLAD_Smil_shh, whole genome shotgun sequence encodes these proteins:
- the LOC131010635 gene encoding ubiquitin-fold modifier-conjugating enzyme 1 produces METWDPTTKSTLTQIPLLSVKAGPRDGAAWTQRLKEEYKALIAYTAMNKSKDNDWFRISAANPEGTRWTGKCWYIHNLLKYEFDLQFDIPVTYPATAPELELPQLDGKTQKMYRGGKICLTVHFKPLWAKNCPRFGIAHALCLGLAPWLAAEIPILVDSGMIKHKDDTAVSSESSDVKAV; encoded by the exons ATGGAGACTTGGGATCCGACGACGAAATCCACACTGACACAGATCCCTCTGCTGTCGGTGAAGGCTGGGCCGCGCGACGGCGCCGCCTGGACGCAGCGGCTGAAGGAGGAGTACAAGGCGCTGATCGCCTACACCGCGATGAACAAATCCAAGGACAACGACTGGTTCAGGATCTCCGCCGCCAACCCGGAAGGCACCCGCTGGACCGGCAAGTGCTGGTACATCCACAATCTGCTCAAATACGAGTTCGATTTGCAGTTTGATATACCCGTTACTTATCCTGCCACCGCCCCTGAACTTGAGTTGCCCCAACTCGATGGCAAGACCCAAAAG ATGTATAGAGGAGGGAAGATATGCCTGACCGTCCATTTCAAGCCGCTGTGGGCCAAAAATtg TCCTAGGTTTGGCATAGCACATGCCCTTTGCTTGGGCCTTGCACCATGGCTTGCTGCTGAGATTCCTATTCTCGTTGATTCTGGAATGATCAAGCACAAAGACGATACAGCGGTATCCAGTGAATCTTCCGATGTAAAGGCTGTTTGA